From the genome of Impatiens glandulifera chromosome 9, dImpGla2.1, whole genome shotgun sequence, one region includes:
- the LOC124915947 gene encoding probable ubiquitin carboxyl-terminal hydrolase creB yields MSTRNKKKRSAVKNVMKRAEQKTALPVVINAPPLDEEEEEDPEELHQRKKRTTGESITTPSFRPPNVPPPPPPRPVCANFDLKNKSTGHSSVWAGVLIDVERRAKEHRARQEEERRRLEKEQEKEQHKGGSSKP; encoded by the coding sequence atgagtacaaggaacaagaagaagcgAAGTGCAGTTAAGAATGTGATGAAGAgggcagaacagaaaacagCCTTACCAGTCGTAATAAATGCACCaccgcttgatgaggaagaagaagaagatccggaggaactCCATCAACGAAAGaaaaggacaaccggagaatccataacaactccaagcttcagacctccAAATGTCCCACCGCCTCCACCACCAAGGCCAGTTTGTGCCAACTTTGATCTCAAGAATAAGAGCACCGGTCATTCgagtgtatgggccggtgtgctgatcgatgTTGAAAGACGTGCTAAAGAACACAGAGcaaggcaagaagaagaaagaagacggttggaAAAGGAGCAAGAAAAAGAGCaacacaaggggggatcatccaagccctaa